In Desulfatiglans anilini DSM 4660, the sequence CGCCTTCTATGGCGATCAAGGATTGATAACCCTGTTTGAGAGCGGCGTTGTAATTCGTCTCGCTCGTAACCTCGATCGCCCAGCCGGTCAGACGGGAAGCGAGCCTGACGTTCTGCCCCTTCTTCCCGATGGCGAGGGACAGTTGATCGTCCGGGACCACGACCTCCATGGAATGGCCGCCTTCGTCCACGATCACACGAATGATCTCCGCCGGCGCAAGCGCGTTGCAGATGAATTTGGCCGGATCCGGATCCCAGGTGACGATGTCGATCTTCTCCCCTCGCAGTTCCTGCACGACAGCCTGCACCCGGCTGCCCTTCATGCCTACACAGGCCCCGACCGGATCGACATCCGGATCCCGCGAGGTCACGGCGATCTTCGCGCGGCTGCCCGGTTCCCGCGCCACCTGAACGATCTGAACGATCCCTTCGCTGATCTCCGGGACCTCGTTTTCGAAAAGAGCCGCAATAAAATTCGGGTGAGTCCTCGAAAGGATGATCTGCGGACCCCGGCTGAATTGCCGTACATCCAGAATATAGGCACGGATGCGGTCCCCCTGCCGATAGGTCTCTTTGCTGATCTGCTCTTTGAGCGGCAGTTCGGCTTCCGTACGACCCAGGTTGACGACGATGTTGCCGCGGTCGAAGCGCTGCACGATGCCATTGATGATCTCGCCCCGCCGATCCTTGAAATCATCGTAGACGATGTCTCGCTCCGCCTCTTTGAGCCGCTGCATGATGACCTGTTTGGCCGACTGGGCAGCGATCCTCCCGAATGCCTCCGTATCCATCTTGACGCCCAGGTCGTCCCCGAGTTCACACTCCGGATCGATCTCCCTGGCCTTCTTCAGATCGATTTGCAGGGCCGGGTTCGCGACTTCCTCAACCACTTCTTTGAATTCGAAGACCTCTATCTCACCCAGTTCTTCATTGTAGGTGACTTCCAGTTCGTAGTCCGGACCGTGCTTCTTGCGGGCAGCCGCTTTGACAGCCTCTTCGAGGGCCTTTACCAAAACATAGGGGTCGATGCCCTTTTCACGGCTTACCTGCTCGATCATCCGTTTCAAATCCGAAATCATCGTTATTTCCACTCCGGAGTTTCAGTGTGAAGGTGGGGGTCAATCGTCAAACTCATAAATAAGGTTCGCCTTGCGCACCACATGCAGGGGGATCTGGAAGGTGTGCTTGTCCACCGCTACCTGCAAGGTGTCTCCGGTGAAGGTTTCGAGCACTCCCTGAAAATTCTTCCTTCCCTCGACAGGGCTCCGGGTGGCGATTCTCACCCTCTTTCCGATTGCCCCTTCAAAATGCTTGGCCTTCCTGAGCGGCCGATCCAGACCCGGCGAGGAGACCTCGAGGACATATTCATGCTCGACGACGTCACGGATATCGAGAAGGTCGCCGATCTCGCGGCTCAGTCTCGCGCAGTCTTCCAGGGTGATTCCGCCCGGCAGATCCACGAATATCCTCAGGATCCAACGACCCCCCTCCTGCAGATATTCGAGATCCACCAACTCACAACCCTGCTCCTGAAGGACCGGATCGATCAGTTCTTCCACGGCCTCTAGGACCTTCTCGGTGGACATGCGCAGTTCCCTGAAAACAAAAAAAACGGGCACACGGGCCCGCTTTAAACGTGCAGACTAGATTGTTCAGCGCTTAATCACATCATCGCGTTCGAAGGTTTAAAGCATGTGAAAAAACGTCACTAGGTCCGCAATTCAAAGTCGTTCCCCTTCCAAACCGGGCAACCAACCTCAAAAAGGGTTCATGGCCCATACAGGGCTAAGGCTGGAGCGGGCAACGGGGGTCGAACCCGCGACACCAAGCTTGGGAAGCTTGTACTCTACCAACTGAGCTATGCCCGCTCAAAACCTCGATCCAGGATATCAGCTATCCTTTGACTCGAAAAGATAGATCATTTGTGAACCTTAGTCAAGCTATATTTTCACATGTTTGTCCCTGTCCAAAAATCTTGACTTCAATCGAAAGCCCATTTAAAATGTGTAGGTAATTTGAGCCGGAAATCCCGCATTTTGCGGTCATCCTGGCATCGGTGCCACGTCTTTTTCAGAGGAGCAGAATAGATCATTGGAAGAACCTCCGGGACAAGGTTTCGTCAGATTTTTCCGCTCATTGTTCCACAAAAAGCACGCCCTCGGGAACCATTCCGACCTTGCGGAAGAGATGCATGGCCTGATGGATGAAGGGCAGGCGAAAGGCCTCATCAGCGACGAAGAGTCGGATATGGTCTTTGGCGTGCTCGAATTGAGGGAGACCAAGGCTCAGTCCATCATGATCCCGCGCATCGAGATCTCCTCCGCCTCGATCGAAGCCACCCTCGGTGAAGTCATCGCACTGGTCAACGCCTGCGGGCACACTCGCATACCTATCCACCGCAACAGCGTCGACGACATCGTCGGCATCCTGCACGCCAAAGATCTGCTTCGTCTTTGGGGACATGACCCGGGGATGCCGCTCCCGCTCGACATCCTGCGCAAGCCTTTTTTCGCTCCCCGCGGACAATTGACAGGAGAGCTGCTCCGCGAGCTGCGCGCCCGCAAGACGCACATGGCGATCTTGACCGACGAGTACGGCGGCACGGCCGGCATCATCACCATCGAGGACATCGTCGAGGAGATCGTCGGCGATATCATGGACGAGCACGACACCGAAGAGCCCCTCTTGAGCGTCCAGGATGACGGCTCGATCCTGGTGGATGCACGGCTCGAAGCCGACGAGATGGCCGACTATCTGAAGGTCGATCTGCCCGAGGGGGATTTCGAATCCGTCGGCGGCCTCGTCATTCAACTCTTCGGCGGAATCCCCGAAAAAGGGGCCTGCATTCCCTTCCATGATTTCGACATCACGGTCAAAGAAGCAGACCAGCGGCGGATCGACAAGGTCCTGATCACCCCCAGAACAACCACGGGGTCCGCTCTGTCGAGCGAGCTCTCCTCGTGATCTCCAGGCATGATTCCTCAAGGGCTGCAAATCAGGCAGCCGGCGCATCCCCGTCTTCCAAGAGCGGCCTTCCGCGTTTCCTGCGCTTTTCCCTGGCCGCTGCGAGCGGGCTGGTCCTCAGTGCCGCCCTGCCGCCCTCGCCCTTTGGCTGGCTCGCGTGGGCGGCGGTCATTCCCCTTTTTTGGGCCGTAGAGGGGCTGGCCCCGGCGGCCGCGTTTCGCATCGGCCTATTCGCCGGCTTCGTCCACTATTTGACGCTTCTGTACTGGATCCTCTTCGTGCTCGGCCACTACGGCGGCCTGCACCCGCTCCTGGCGGTGCCGCCCCTCGTCATGCTGTCCCTGTATCTCGCACTTTACCCCGCCCTTTTTTCCGCTGGGTGGCGCCTGCTGGCCGACCTGCCTGCGGCCGCGTTCTGGGGAGCGGGGTTGTGGACGGTACTGGAGCTGCTCCGCGGCCGGTTGATGAGCGGTTTTCCGTGGTGCCCCCTCGGCGTTTCGCAATTCGAAAACCTTTCCCTGATCCAGATGGCCGACATAGCCGGCACCGGCGGGCTCTCCTTTCTCATCGTGTTCATCAACGTCGCGCTTTACCGTCTGCTCCGTCATCCCCGGACCGCAATGACTCTCCGGGGCGGCGGCGCCTTGCTCATCGGGGTTTTCTTTCTCGGGGCCGCACTCGCTTATGGATTCGTGCGCCTAGATCGGTACGCCGGTCCCGCCGCGAAGAGCGAACAGGGCATCGAGGTCGCCCTCGTGCAGGCCAACATCGATCAATCCCTCAAATGGGACGCGGCCTACCAGGACCGCACCCTCGAACTCTACCGCACCCTGACGAAGAGCGCCACGAAAGAGGCCGCCCGGCTGGTCGTCTGGCCCGAGACCGCTGCGCCCTTCTTTTTCGGCCCGGATCAGGAAGACCTGTCAGAACATATTCGCCAGACGGCCCGCGACGCAGGCGTACCGATCCTCTTCGGAAGCCCGGCCTATGAACGCGACGACGCTCGGACCCGCTATTTCAACCGGGCCTACCTTCTTTCGGGTGAAGGAAGCATGGTCGGATCATACGACAAAGTCCACCTCGTGCCTTTCGGCGAGTATGTCCCTTTGAAGCGGCTTCTCTTCTTCATCGATCGGTTGGTGCCTGCGGCCGGAGATTTCACCGAGGGTCCGGGTCCGCTTCCGATCCGCCACCGGGACCTCGCTCTAGGCGTTCTGATCTGCTTCGAAGCCGTGTTCCCCAAGCTTGCGCGCGAACAGGTCCAAGCGGGCGCGAACCTACTCGTCAACATCACGAACGATGCCTGGTTCGGCCGCTCCAGCGCCCCTTACCAGCACCTCGCCATGTCTGTCTTCCGCGCCGTTGAAAACCGCACCTCCCTTGTCAGAGCGGCCAACACGGGGATCTCCGCTTTTGTCTCCCCCGCGGGCGAAGTCCTTGAACGCAGTCCGATCTTTACGGAAGCGGTGCTGGTCCATAGCGTGCCGCTTGCCGCCGCTCCAGGTGGAACGGTTTATACGCGATGGGGGGACGGTTGGATCGTAGGCCTGGGGGGGATGCTCCTGGTCCGCCTCGCGCTCGCCTGGAGGCGCAGACGCTGAAGAGCGTTTCTTGTCGACGAGTTCGGAGAGGCTCGCCAGACCACTTCCCCGCACAACGATCCTTCCAGCGCAGATACTCGCTTCCATGGATATCGGCAAACCGGAAACCCGCCC encodes:
- the lnt gene encoding apolipoprotein N-acyltransferase; amino-acid sequence: MISRHDSSRAANQAAGASPSSKSGLPRFLRFSLAAASGLVLSAALPPSPFGWLAWAAVIPLFWAVEGLAPAAAFRIGLFAGFVHYLTLLYWILFVLGHYGGLHPLLAVPPLVMLSLYLALYPALFSAGWRLLADLPAAAFWGAGLWTVLELLRGRLMSGFPWCPLGVSQFENLSLIQMADIAGTGGLSFLIVFINVALYRLLRHPRTAMTLRGGGALLIGVFFLGAALAYGFVRLDRYAGPAAKSEQGIEVALVQANIDQSLKWDAAYQDRTLELYRTLTKSATKEAARLVVWPETAAPFFFGPDQEDLSEHIRQTARDAGVPILFGSPAYERDDARTRYFNRAYLLSGEGSMVGSYDKVHLVPFGEYVPLKRLLFFIDRLVPAAGDFTEGPGPLPIRHRDLALGVLICFEAVFPKLAREQVQAGANLLVNITNDAWFGRSSAPYQHLAMSVFRAVENRTSLVRAANTGISAFVSPAGEVLERSPIFTEAVLVHSVPLAAAPGGTVYTRWGDGWIVGLGGMLLVRLALAWRRRR
- a CDS encoding hemolysin family protein; this translates as MDEGQAKGLISDEESDMVFGVLELRETKAQSIMIPRIEISSASIEATLGEVIALVNACGHTRIPIHRNSVDDIVGILHAKDLLRLWGHDPGMPLPLDILRKPFFAPRGQLTGELLRELRARKTHMAILTDEYGGTAGIITIEDIVEEIVGDIMDEHDTEEPLLSVQDDGSILVDARLEADEMADYLKVDLPEGDFESVGGLVIQLFGGIPEKGACIPFHDFDITVKEADQRRIDKVLITPRTTTGSALSSELSS
- the rimP gene encoding ribosome maturation factor RimP — protein: MSTEKVLEAVEELIDPVLQEQGCELVDLEYLQEGGRWILRIFVDLPGGITLEDCARLSREIGDLLDIRDVVEHEYVLEVSSPGLDRPLRKAKHFEGAIGKRVRIATRSPVEGRKNFQGVLETFTGDTLQVAVDKHTFQIPLHVVRKANLIYEFDD
- the nusA gene encoding transcription termination factor NusA, with product MISDLKRMIEQVSREKGIDPYVLVKALEEAVKAAARKKHGPDYELEVTYNEELGEIEVFEFKEVVEEVANPALQIDLKKAREIDPECELGDDLGVKMDTEAFGRIAAQSAKQVIMQRLKEAERDIVYDDFKDRRGEIINGIVQRFDRGNIVVNLGRTEAELPLKEQISKETYRQGDRIRAYILDVRQFSRGPQIILSRTHPNFIAALFENEVPEISEGIVQIVQVAREPGSRAKIAVTSRDPDVDPVGACVGMKGSRVQAVVQELRGEKIDIVTWDPDPAKFICNALAPAEIIRVIVDEGGHSMEVVVPDDQLSLAIGKKGQNVRLASRLTGWAIEVTSETNYNAALKQGYQSLIAIEGVGEKMATELYEEGFRSARELAVASTADLMSLPDMTEEKAGEIIERARREVEKPEEAAPEEETFEDAPEAGDTTVA